Within the Labilithrix sp. genome, the region TGAGATCGGAGAGGAGGAGCGCGGCGAAGCTCGGCACATCCTCGACGCCGAGCTCCTTCGCGACGCGGTTGAAGCCCGCGCAGTAGAACTTCAGCTTGTTCATCCCGACGTTGTTGAACGCGCGGAGCAGGAAGGTGGGGAGGAAGCGAATGCCCGGGACCATCTGGGTGAGGAACGGCTCGATCATCTTGCGCTCCCACACCGGCGGGACGAACGAGCCCGCGTGCTCCGTGACGAGCGGGATCTCCGCGAGCCGCGTCGAGAGCAGCGTCGTCAGCGTGAAGCCGGTCACCGCGACGCCGACGTCGTTCTCGCGGAAGAAGCGCGCCTCGGCCTCGGCGTAGGCGCGGATCTCGGCGTCGGTCCACATGCTCTGGTTGGGCGGCCCCATCCCCGCGCCCATGCGGACGAGCTCCTTGCAGCGCTCGTTCGTGAGCCGCGTCCCCACCACCGTGTAGCGAACGCCCTCGGCCTTCAGGAGCTCCTCGTGCGTCCCGCCGTGCGTCGCGACGCACACGTCCGCGCCGCGGGCGAGGAGCGCGCGCCGGATCGCGAGCATGCGCGTCGTCTCGGAGAGGTAGGCGCAGTGGGGGAGGAGACAGATTTTCTGGCGGGCCATGACAATACGTAATATATTACATAAATCGAACGCCCCGCAACGCCCGCCGACGTCCTCACGCCGGAGGAAGCAGAGACGCTCGGCCCCGAGCGCGCCGAGATCGTCCGTACCTTCCGGCGCTTGCACCACATCGGGCAGCAGCTCCGCTTCCTCGCCGACACGCTCTACCGCGCCGACGGCATCACCGCGCAGCAGGCGATGCTCCTCAGCACCGTCGATCTCCTCGGCGCGCCGACGCTCGGCGAGGCGGCGGCGACGATGGCGACGAGCCACCAGAACGTGAAGCAGCTCGTGACGTCGCTCGAGGGCAAGGGGTTCCTCACCATCGCGCAGGACGCCGCCGACGCGCGCGTTCGCCGGCTGAAGACGACGGCGAAGAGCCGCCGCTACTGGGCCGCGCGCGACGGCGCGGACATCGACGTCGTCGTGACGTGGTTCGATCGCCTGAGCGCGCGCGAGATCGGCGACCTCTCGCGCCTCCTCGCGAAGCTGCACCCCGGCATCGTCCAGGCCGCGAAGCGCCAGCGATCGCCGTAGAGCGAGGTCGCCGCGAAGCGTCAGCGATCGCCGTAGAGCGAGAGGTAGCGATCGAGCATTCGCTCCTCGGCGAAGCGGCGGAGGGCGAACGCGCGGGCGGCCTCGCCGAGCCTGCGTCGCCGCGACTCGTCGTCCGCGAGCTCCTGGACCGCGCCGCGCAGCGCCGCCGCGTCGCCGCTCGGGACGAGGAGGCCGGTGTCGCTCGGCACGACGTCGGGAATGCCGCCGACCGCGGTCGCGACGATCGGGAGCTCCGTCGCCATCGCCTCCGCGATCACGAGCGGGAGCCCTTCGTTCTTCGACGAGAGCGCGAACACGTCGAACGACGCGAGCAGCCGCGGGACGTCGGGGCGCGCGCCGGTGAGGGTGACGAACGGGCGCGCGGCGGGGTCGATCGCGGCCTCGATCGCGCCGCGCGTGCCGCCCTCGCCGACGATGACGAGACGGAACCGATCGGAGACGACCGGCGCGAGGGAGCGAACGAGGTGCGGGTAGTCCTTCTCCTCGACGAGGCGCCCCACCGTGCCGACGACGAACGCGTCGGGTGGGATGCCGAGCTCGGCGCGGATCGCCGCGCGCGCCTCCGCGTCGGGGCGGAACTTGCCGAGCGGGATCCCGTTCTCGATGACGGTGAGCCGCCCGCGCGGCGGACGCTCTTCGCGCGCCGCGATGTCCGCGGTGTCCTGCGCCACCGCGACGAAGTGGTGGGCGCACCGCGCGCCGACGCGGGCGAGGCGGAGCGCGTTCTTCGTGTACGGGATGTGCCCGTGCCGCGTGTGGACGATGCGCGGCACGCGGGCGAGGCGCGCGGCGGGCGCGGCGTAGGAGAGCGGCGCCGCGTTGTGCGTGTGCACGACGTCGGGGCGGAGCCGGCGGAAGAGGCGGAAGAGGCGCGCGTAGAGGGTGGGATCGAAGCCGTCGCGGCGGACGACGTCGTGGATCGGGAGCGGCGCGACCTCGGAGCGGAGCGCGCCGCCGCCGGTCAGGGTGACGACGTGGACGTCGTGGCCGCGCTCGCGGAGCGCCTGGCACATCCGGACGAGCAGGCGCTCCTGCCCGCCGATGTCGAGCGAGAGCACCACCTCCGCGATTCGCATCTCGCTACGGCGCCGCCCTTACCACGAGATGCCGCGGTAGTTCTTCTCGCTCGTCTGAGGCCCGAAGGCGCGCACGAGGTCGATGAGGATCTGCTCGTCGGCGAGCTGATCGCGGATGGTGCGGAACTCGGCCGAGCCGTTGCCGATGACGACCGTCTCCGAGCTCTTGAGGACGTCCGCGACGGTGGGCTTCATCATCGTCCAGATGTGCGGGATCTCCTTCTCGATGTACTCCTTGTTCGCGCCCATGACGCGGCTCTCGGAGATGTCGCGGTCGTAGATCGAGAGCTGGATCCCCTTGCCGATCAGGTACTCGACGAGGGTGACCATCGGCGACTCGCGGAGGTCGTCGGTGCCCGCCTTGAAGGTCATGCCGAGGACGCCGACCTTCTTGTGGCCCGTCGCCATGACCATCTTGAAGGCGCGCTGCACCTGCTGGTTGTTGCTCTCGAGCGTGGCGCGGAGGATCGGGACGTCGATGTCGGCCTGCTTCGCGCGGTAGACCATCGCGCGGAGGTCCTTCGGGAGGCAGGAGCCGCCGAACGCGAAGCCCGGCTTCATGTACGCGGGCGAGATGTTCAGCTTCCGGTCCTCGCAGACGATGCGCATGACCTCGTGGCTGTCGACGCCGACCGCCTTGCAGATGTTTCCGATCTCGTTCGCGAACCCGACCTTGAGGCCGTGGAAGCAGTTGCAGACGTACTTCACCATCTCCGCGACGCGGAGGGCGGTCACGAAGACCGGCGCCTCGATGCTCTGGTAGAGCCCCTTCACGACCTCGACCGAGGCGGGATCATCGCCGCCGATGAGCGTGAACGGCGGATCGTAGAAGTCCTTCACGCTGCTGCCTTCGCGGAGGAACTCGGGGTTCGAGCACACCGCGAAGCCCTCGCCGTGCTTCTTCCCCGACGCCTTCTCGAGGGTCGGGATGACGAGGTCGTAGT harbors:
- a CDS encoding winged helix-turn-helix transcriptional regulator, which gives rise to MHHIGQQLRFLADTLYRADGITAQQAMLLSTVDLLGAPTLGEAAATMATSHQNVKQLVTSLEGKGFLTIAQDAADARVRRLKTTAKSRRYWAARDGADIDVVVTWFDRLSAREIGDLSRLLAKLHPGIVQAAKRQRSP
- a CDS encoding glycosyltransferase, with amino-acid sequence MRIAEVVLSLDIGGQERLLVRMCQALRERGHDVHVVTLTGGGALRSEVAPLPIHDVVRRDGFDPTLYARLFRLFRRLRPDVVHTHNAAPLSYAAPAARLARVPRIVHTRHGHIPYTKNALRLARVGARCAHHFVAVAQDTADIAAREERPPRGRLTVIENGIPLGKFRPDAEARAAIRAELGIPPDAFVVGTVGRLVEEKDYPHLVRSLAPVVSDRFRLVIVGEGGTRGAIEAAIDPAARPFVTLTGARPDVPRLLASFDVFALSSKNEGLPLVIAEAMATELPIVATAVGGIPDVVPSDTGLLVPSGDAAALRGAVQELADDESRRRRLGEAARAFALRRFAEERMLDRYLSLYGDR
- a CDS encoding UDP-glucose/GDP-mannose dehydrogenase family protein produces the protein MSAISVFGLGYVGCVSAACFAKEGHRVIGVDVSQSKVDLVNSGKPTILEAGITEMVAETRAAGRLSATTSSRDAVMETEVSLVCVGTPSRDNASLELKYVERVCEEIGEAIAKKSTPHVVVIRSTVLPGTNYDLVIPTLEKASGKKHGEGFAVCSNPEFLREGSSVKDFYDPPFTLIGGDDPASVEVVKGLYQSIEAPVFVTALRVAEMVKYVCNCFHGLKVGFANEIGNICKAVGVDSHEVMRIVCEDRKLNISPAYMKPGFAFGGSCLPKDLRAMVYRAKQADIDVPILRATLESNNQQVQRAFKMVMATGHKKVGVLGMTFKAGTDDLRESPMVTLVEYLIGKGIQLSIYDRDISESRVMGANKEYIEKEIPHIWTMMKPTVADVLKSSETVVIGNGSAEFRTIRDQLADEQILIDLVRAFGPQTSEKNYRGISW